The Lysinibacillus pakistanensis genome includes a window with the following:
- a CDS encoding sigma-70 family RNA polymerase sigma factor produces the protein MDIEKIIEVHGDYLLKVAYLYVKNTATAEDIVQDVLIAFYQKQEQFRQESSLRTYLVKMTVNRSHDYLRSWKSKRLTLLEKITGRTTAVTPEKEFLAKSTKRELVEALFTLSVAYREVLILYYFEEMTTVEIAQLVCCPEATIRTRLQRARKQLAAAMGDYDWEVLRHESI, from the coding sequence ATGGATATAGAAAAGATTATCGAGGTGCACGGTGACTATTTACTAAAGGTTGCTTATCTATATGTGAAAAATACAGCAACAGCTGAGGACATTGTGCAGGATGTATTGATTGCCTTTTATCAAAAGCAGGAGCAGTTTCGCCAGGAATCATCATTACGTACATATTTAGTGAAAATGACGGTCAATCGGAGCCACGATTATTTAAGAAGCTGGAAAAGTAAACGATTAACACTGCTAGAAAAAATAACTGGACGAACAACAGCAGTCACACCTGAAAAGGAATTTCTTGCTAAGTCAACAAAGCGAGAGCTAGTGGAAGCGTTGTTTACCTTATCAGTTGCCTATAGAGAGGTTCTGATTCTTTATTATTTTGAAGAAATGACGACTGTGGAAATTGCACAGCTCGTATGTTGTCCTGAGGCAACAATCCGAACACGCTTGCAACGTGCTAGAAAACAGCTAGCAGCAGCAATGGGAGATTATGATTGGGAGGTGTTACGCCATGAATCGATTTAA
- a CDS encoding ABC transporter permease has product MKAIHILTLIELKLFFRDLQSLIWTFIFPFVMIYFLGLLFGNSAVGEIDYKTLLIPNMIALCLLSTALFTLGTRIVSYKESQLLKTYQITPLHSIRIILSFCLLGVIISLFSVIIACVSGHFIYNLQPPIYLIAVIFSLMLSMVTLFSFGILVTGISSTMQGAAGISVLALNLQTFLSGGVIPYQILPLPLKIVAKALPLHYVNDILIFAWTGQSVNSIWLNIIILIGMAFVFFILSIRCFRWT; this is encoded by the coding sequence GTGAAGGCAATTCACATATTAACTTTAATTGAATTGAAATTATTTTTTAGAGATTTACAATCGTTAATTTGGACTTTTATTTTTCCCTTTGTCATGATTTATTTTTTAGGACTTTTATTTGGTAATTCTGCTGTGGGTGAAATAGACTATAAAACTTTATTAATTCCAAATATGATAGCACTATGTCTGTTAAGTACAGCTTTATTTACATTAGGTACTCGAATTGTTAGCTATAAAGAATCTCAGTTACTGAAGACTTATCAAATAACACCATTACATTCTATTCGAATCATTCTTTCTTTTTGTTTATTAGGAGTAATTATTTCCCTTTTTAGCGTTATTATTGCTTGTGTTAGTGGTCATTTCATTTACAATTTACAACCACCCATTTATCTAATAGCAGTAATTTTTTCTTTAATGTTAAGTATGGTAACGTTATTCTCGTTTGGAATTTTAGTAACAGGCATTAGCTCCACAATGCAAGGAGCGGCTGGCATAAGTGTTTTAGCTTTAAACTTACAAACTTTTTTATCTGGTGGAGTAATACCTTATCAAATTTTGCCTCTACCTCTAAAAATTGTGGCAAAAGCTTTACCATTACACTATGTAAATGACATATTAATATTTGCTTGGACAGGTCAATCAGTCAATTCTATATGGTTAAATATAATAATTCTAATAGGAATGGCTTTCGTATTTTTTATTCTATCAATACGTTGTTTTAGATGGACTTAA
- a CDS encoding ABC transporter ATP-binding protein — protein sequence MQKIIIAEKIMKSFSVGNERHPVLKDVSVDINEGEFVSIMGPSGSGKSTLLYALSGMDHIDSGKVTFNGSDLSVFNDKELADIRRTKMGFIFQQPTLLKNLNILDNIILPAMRDNRKNNENIIKQAKAIMTRVGIAELEKRDITQVSGGQLQRAGICRALMSNPTIIFGDEPTGALNSKSAQEIMNIISEINAEGTAVMLVTHDPKVAARTERILFMCDGMIVSEMHLEKFTNTNMDDRTNKVTAKMREIGI from the coding sequence ATGCAGAAGATTATTATTGCTGAAAAGATCATGAAATCTTTTAGCGTAGGGAATGAAAGACATCCTGTTCTTAAGGATGTGTCTGTTGACATAAATGAGGGTGAATTCGTTTCAATTATGGGTCCATCAGGGTCAGGAAAATCAACATTGTTGTACGCACTAAGCGGTATGGATCATATTGATAGCGGGAAGGTTACTTTTAATGGCAGTGATTTGTCAGTCTTTAATGATAAGGAGCTTGCTGACATACGTAGAACAAAAATGGGTTTTATTTTTCAACAGCCAACTTTGCTCAAAAATTTAAATATTCTAGATAATATTATTCTACCTGCCATGCGAGATAATCGAAAAAACAATGAGAATATTATCAAACAGGCTAAAGCTATAATGACAAGAGTTGGGATTGCAGAATTGGAAAAACGTGATATTACACAGGTTTCAGGCGGGCAGCTTCAAAGAGCAGGCATATGCCGTGCGCTAATGAGTAATCCAACCATCATCTTCGGTGATGAACCAACAGGAGCTCTTAACTCCAAATCTGCACAGGAAATCATGAACATTATTTCTGAAATAAATGCAGAAGGAACTGCTGTTATGCTTGTGACGCATGACCCAAAGGTTGCTGCTAGAACAGAGCGAATCCTGTTTATGTGTGATGGAATGATTGTGAGTGAGATGCATCTAGAAAAGTTCACTAACACAAATATGGATGATAGAACGAATAAAGTGACAGCAAAAATGCGAGAAATAGGAATCTAA
- a CDS encoding stalk domain-containing protein yields MKMKKVVPFAMTALLIGSAFGVPSAFANEEEAAVTKAANNKEQNPQVQPIFIKVAGTVENVETHNKATYYTVKDGENINVFVVTDDTLVFDNTGKEVKLQKGDKVTAYTYANKPMIMIYPPQYNPEAIIVETKEMGSVELDFFNKDLVNTNNTLKLNIGEQTKLLSLSGKEVEVADLAEQHLLVFYTIATMSIPAQTPPSKVVVIDTITEKPGEVDPEEGKPSESAVQEIINKDFYEVDGTKMVPLRLIAEELGFIVESTGKGAIVSKGARSYTITRGQKEYGYNKAIRHFEAAPALLEPTKTYVPLEFVEELMK; encoded by the coding sequence ATGAAAATGAAGAAAGTCGTACCATTTGCGATGACAGCTTTATTAATCGGGAGCGCATTCGGTGTTCCATCCGCATTCGCAAACGAAGAAGAAGCAGCTGTGACAAAAGCAGCTAATAATAAGGAGCAAAATCCACAAGTTCAGCCTATTTTTATTAAAGTAGCTGGCACTGTAGAAAATGTTGAAACTCATAATAAAGCGACATATTATACGGTGAAAGATGGCGAAAATATAAATGTTTTTGTGGTCACAGACGATACATTAGTATTTGATAATACGGGTAAAGAGGTAAAGCTTCAAAAGGGTGATAAAGTAACGGCTTATACGTATGCCAATAAGCCGATGATTATGATTTATCCGCCTCAATATAACCCAGAGGCAATCATTGTGGAAACAAAAGAAATGGGAAGTGTTGAGCTTGATTTTTTCAATAAAGATTTAGTCAATACAAATAACACATTAAAGCTTAATATTGGTGAACAGACAAAATTACTTAGCCTATCTGGTAAAGAAGTAGAAGTAGCTGATTTAGCTGAGCAACATTTACTAGTGTTTTATACCATCGCAACAATGAGCATTCCAGCTCAAACACCACCTTCAAAAGTGGTTGTAATAGATACAATTACTGAAAAGCCAGGTGAGGTTGATCCTGAAGAAGGGAAGCCATCTGAATCTGCTGTACAAGAAATTATTAATAAAGATTTTTATGAAGTAGATGGTACAAAAATGGTACCATTACGCTTAATTGCTGAAGAGTTAGGCTTTATTGTAGAATCAACAGGAAAAGGCGCAATTGTTTCTAAAGGTGCACGATCTTATACAATTACGCGAGGTCAAAAAGAATATGGTTATAATAAGGCAATTCGTCACTTTGAAGCGGCACCAGCTTTATTAGAGCCAACAAAAACCTATGTTCCACTTGAATTTGTGGAAGAATTAATGAAATAA
- a CDS encoding ABC transporter ATP-binding protein — protein METVIQIENLKKSFGAFEAIQDLTFSIRKGEIFGIIGPNGAGKTTTIEIIEGLQECSSGKVTVLGYDPWKDAKKLKENIGVMFQHTNLQSKIKVGEAIELFASFYPRQIDTTLALENLNLEPFRHTYFKNLSGGWKQKLLLTLATLHSPSIVFLDEPSTGLDPKSRRELWKMIVSLRDAGTTIVLTTHYMEEAEQLCDRIAIMNHGSVVGLDTPQKLIQSLNKDKSILIACKQLDIALVQKIAGVSRVVSKNNLLQIFTDNIEWTTFELFKLISTEGLIVDDFRFSTGSLDDLFVKLPQLQEEMMS, from the coding sequence ATGGAAACGGTTATACAGATAGAAAATTTAAAAAAATCTTTTGGTGCCTTTGAAGCTATTCAAGATTTAACATTTAGCATTCGAAAAGGAGAGATTTTTGGCATAATTGGTCCAAATGGGGCTGGAAAAACGACAACAATTGAAATTATAGAGGGTTTGCAGGAATGTTCATCTGGCAAAGTAACAGTTCTTGGCTATGATCCTTGGAAAGATGCGAAAAAATTGAAGGAAAACATTGGTGTAATGTTTCAACATACAAATTTACAGTCAAAAATTAAAGTAGGTGAGGCTATTGAACTATTTGCCTCATTTTATCCTCGTCAGATTGATACAACACTTGCACTGGAAAATTTAAATTTGGAACCTTTTCGTCATACGTATTTTAAAAATTTATCTGGAGGATGGAAACAAAAATTACTTTTAACTTTAGCAACTTTGCATTCACCATCAATAGTTTTTCTAGATGAACCAAGTACAGGGCTAGATCCAAAATCCAGAAGAGAACTATGGAAAATGATTGTTTCACTAAGAGATGCTGGAACAACAATTGTCTTGACGACACATTATATGGAAGAGGCGGAACAGCTTTGTGATCGGATAGCAATAATGAATCATGGCTCTGTAGTTGGGTTAGATACCCCTCAAAAACTTATTCAAAGCCTGAACAAAGATAAATCAATATTGATAGCATGTAAACAATTGGATATAGCATTGGTTCAAAAGATAGCAGGTGTCTCAAGAGTCGTATCAAAAAATAATCTACTTCAAATTTTCACAGATAATATAGAATGGACGACATTTGAGCTTTTCAAATTAATTAGTACTGAAGGCTTGATAGTAGATGATTTTCGATTTAGTACGGGTTCATTAGATGATTTATTTGTCAAATTACCTCAGCTGCAAGAGGAGATGATGTCGTGA
- a CDS encoding amidohydrolase — translation MATLWTGGKIYTMAKVGETVEAVLVKDGKIVATGSVDSLSPHATSIQDLQGNVMYPGFMDSHLHIIGYGEKLKHIDVSNVTNKDELLSIIGERMKSASRDEWVIAIGLNETQFDKPIFPTLMEIDALGEAHLIIKRSCHHLILANSKALAFAGITNETPSPKGGIIEKVEGQLTGVLKDTALYMIVNNMPHITPSYIEDALKKAVASLLSFGLVGGHSEDLSYYGPPMQPIQAFRKVVDAQQSFKVHLLQHHTVFEEVAKMRETSSPYMEFGAMKIFIDGAFGGRTAALRKPYCDEPNNSGMLVHSMEQLKYYVQLARQHGQTVAVHAIGDLAIETILAVFKDYPPPQGQVDRVIHCSLVDDDILVKLASLPVAVDMQPQFVQGEFQAELARLGEQRVLGLHPLKSLLERGLIVAGGSDAPIEVPNPLHGIYAAVTRRNFGETHNGYNAHEKITRHEAVHLYTIGAAQIIGQDHFRGKIEEGYTADFTIFEEDLLSIDIEKLPHVKVVYTVVDGRIVYANRCEG, via the coding sequence TTGGCAACGTTATGGACAGGCGGGAAAATTTACACGATGGCGAAAGTTGGCGAAACAGTTGAAGCTGTCCTTGTCAAGGATGGAAAAATAGTGGCGACAGGCTCAGTCGATAGTCTGTCGCCACATGCTACTTCTATTCAGGATTTACAAGGAAATGTCATGTATCCAGGGTTTATGGACAGTCATTTACATATAATTGGATATGGGGAAAAATTAAAGCATATTGATGTATCGAACGTCACCAATAAGGATGAGCTACTTTCTATTATTGGTGAGAGAATGAAAAGTGCCTCAAGGGATGAATGGGTTATTGCCATCGGGTTGAATGAAACTCAGTTTGATAAACCTATTTTTCCAACCCTGATGGAAATCGATGCACTAGGTGAAGCACATCTTATTATAAAGCGTAGCTGTCATCATTTAATTTTAGCCAATTCTAAGGCACTTGCTTTTGCGGGTATTACCAATGAAACGCCTTCACCCAAGGGCGGCATTATAGAGAAAGTAGAAGGACAGCTAACTGGTGTATTAAAGGATACAGCTTTATATATGATTGTAAACAACATGCCTCATATCACACCCAGCTATATTGAGGATGCACTGAAAAAGGCTGTAGCATCACTACTATCATTCGGTTTAGTAGGCGGTCATTCAGAGGATTTAAGCTATTATGGACCACCAATGCAACCCATTCAAGCGTTTCGAAAGGTTGTAGACGCTCAACAATCGTTTAAGGTGCATTTATTGCAGCATCATACAGTATTTGAGGAAGTCGCTAAAATGCGAGAGACATCATCACCTTATATGGAATTTGGTGCTATGAAAATTTTTATTGATGGTGCCTTTGGTGGACGCACAGCTGCACTTCGCAAGCCTTACTGTGATGAACCCAATAATAGTGGTATGCTTGTTCATTCCATGGAGCAGTTAAAGTACTATGTTCAACTTGCACGTCAGCATGGACAAACTGTGGCCGTTCATGCGATTGGAGATTTAGCCATTGAAACGATTTTAGCGGTATTCAAGGACTATCCGCCACCACAAGGGCAGGTAGACCGTGTTATTCATTGTAGCTTAGTAGATGACGATATTTTAGTAAAACTAGCCTCCTTACCTGTTGCAGTGGATATGCAGCCGCAATTTGTGCAGGGAGAGTTTCAAGCAGAGCTAGCTAGACTGGGTGAACAGCGAGTACTAGGATTGCATCCGTTAAAATCGCTTTTAGAGCGGGGATTAATTGTCGCAGGGGGCAGTGATGCTCCGATTGAAGTGCCAAATCCATTGCATGGTATTTATGCAGCGGTGACAAGACGAAATTTCGGTGAGACACATAACGGCTATAATGCTCATGAGAAGATTACACGCCATGAGGCAGTGCACCTTTACACTATTGGAGCTGCGCAAATAATAGGCCAGGACCATTTTCGTGGTAAGATTGAAGAAGGCTATACTGCAGATTTTACCATTTTTGAGGAGGATTTATTGAGTATTGACATTGAAAAATTACCGCATGTAAAAGTGGTCTACACGGTTGTTGATGGCCGTATTGTTTACGCAAATCGCTGTGAGGGTTAA
- a CDS encoding TIGR04104 family putative zinc finger protein yields the protein MNRFKEDMLKELQEVKLTAEKKQAIAQKARHKSIRRSSPWQYRVVLTTFTVFVISFVFLLSNKKDQQLGSQQATNIQQETWSILGLLDNDFVKGILIFSIFQLLALFLRRYLKKKKYGLPVCIQCGESWSKKQAHMLFWKNNAKPITCKHCGKKQYRTNKSMQLNGLVQLPLIQLLFLVNFNFNNILVGIAFYVLSIPVYHFILSPYIFALQENDPMKEPQKPLW from the coding sequence ATGAATCGATTTAAAGAAGATATGCTAAAAGAACTTCAAGAGGTAAAGCTTACAGCTGAAAAAAAACAGGCGATTGCCCAAAAAGCACGTCATAAAAGTATACGAAGAAGCAGTCCTTGGCAATATCGTGTTGTACTTACAACGTTTACGGTTTTTGTGATTTCCTTTGTGTTTTTATTATCAAATAAAAAGGATCAACAACTAGGAAGTCAACAAGCCACAAATATACAGCAGGAAACATGGAGTATTTTGGGTTTGCTAGATAATGACTTTGTAAAAGGTATCTTGATATTTAGTATTTTTCAATTATTAGCTCTTTTTTTAAGGAGATATTTAAAAAAGAAAAAATATGGTTTACCGGTGTGTATTCAATGTGGTGAATCATGGTCAAAAAAACAAGCTCACATGCTTTTTTGGAAAAATAATGCTAAACCAATTACATGTAAACATTGTGGAAAAAAACAGTATCGTACCAACAAATCGATGCAATTAAATGGATTAGTACAGCTACCATTAATTCAGCTTTTATTTTTAGTAAATTTTAATTTTAACAATATTTTAGTTGGCATAGCCTTTTATGTATTAAGCATCCCTGTATATCACTTTATACTATCCCCATATATATTTGCTTTACAAGAAAATGATCCGATGAAAGAGCCTCAAAAACCACTTTGGTAA
- a CDS encoding ABC transporter permease, which yields MYYRIIRNDMAKSKLISLTTIIFVTAAALLVSLSAILMVNLSGAIDTLMKQSKTPHFLQMHSGEINWDRLENFANNNSNVEEFQVLEFLNVDGAHIVIDGTSLAGNVQDNGFSTQSEKFDYLLDLEGQVIEVADGEIYVPVGYMKDGTANIGDTIVLDNKKKFIVAGFLRDSQMNSLLASSKRFLVSEHDYAAIKSFGSTEYLIEFRLKDMSEISTFETAYTSAGLEANGPTITYPLFKMLNAISDGLMIAVILLISVLVVTITFMCIRFTLLAKIEDDYREIGVMKAIGLRASDIKKIYLAKYAVIAAVGCLLGFALTFIFKGMLLENIRLYMGVNENRFLALLVGVIGVFLVFFVMIAYVSYVLRRFRKISAVEALRFGFSHGKSSGAKGFYLSKNRLLNTNLFLGIKDVLSRKSLYMTMLMVLVMSTFIIIVPQNLYNTISSKSFITYMGVGSSDLRIDIQQTDNIPKKAAEIVTALARDSAISKYAVLSTKSFNVKTTNGSEESIKIELGDHSIFPLRYAEGKAPVSQDEIALSVMNAEELGKKVGDHMTLLVDGKERNLIVSGTYSDITNGGKTAKAAFTNRQADTMWSVIYIELNDKTLIDAKISEYTESFQFAKISGIDDYIKQTFGSTIGSIGKASSLSVIIALILSILVTLLFMKMLIAKDRYSIAIMKSLGFTNKDITIQYMARSLFVLIVGIVLGTLLANTLGELLASAVIASFGASSFTFVVNPLSAYLLCPLVMGCTVLVATVISTVSAGQIKITDNIKE from the coding sequence ATGTATTACAGAATTATCCGTAATGATATGGCAAAAAGCAAGTTAATATCATTGACTACAATCATATTTGTGACTGCTGCGGCATTGCTTGTTTCCCTTTCGGCCATATTAATGGTGAATCTTTCAGGTGCGATAGATACGCTTATGAAGCAATCGAAAACACCGCATTTCCTGCAGATGCATTCAGGCGAAATTAATTGGGATAGATTGGAGAACTTCGCAAACAATAATAGCAATGTCGAAGAATTTCAGGTGCTTGAATTTCTCAATGTGGATGGAGCACATATCGTTATTGATGGGACATCGCTTGCAGGTAATGTTCAGGACAATGGCTTCTCGACCCAAAGTGAAAAATTTGATTATCTCCTGGATCTTGAAGGACAGGTGATAGAAGTTGCAGATGGAGAGATATATGTACCAGTAGGCTATATGAAGGATGGAACGGCAAACATTGGGGATACGATTGTTCTAGACAATAAGAAGAAATTCATCGTTGCAGGTTTTCTTCGTGATTCACAGATGAATTCGTTACTGGCCTCATCAAAGAGGTTTTTGGTGAGTGAGCATGATTATGCAGCAATAAAGAGTTTCGGAAGTACAGAATATTTAATTGAGTTTAGATTAAAGGATATGTCTGAGATAAGCACATTCGAAACGGCATACACTTCCGCAGGACTTGAAGCAAATGGTCCGACAATTACATATCCACTTTTCAAAATGTTGAATGCCATTTCCGATGGGTTAATGATAGCAGTCATACTTCTAATAAGTGTTCTTGTCGTAACAATCACATTTATGTGTATACGATTTACGCTGCTTGCAAAAATTGAGGATGATTACCGAGAAATAGGTGTTATGAAAGCCATAGGGCTACGTGCTTCAGATATTAAAAAGATTTATCTCGCAAAATACGCAGTGATTGCAGCAGTTGGTTGTTTACTAGGCTTTGCTCTGACCTTTATTTTCAAGGGTATGCTTCTTGAAAATATAAGGCTTTATATGGGAGTGAATGAAAATAGATTTTTGGCTTTATTAGTTGGAGTAATTGGCGTGTTTCTTGTGTTTTTTGTAATGATAGCCTATGTGAGTTATGTACTGAGACGTTTTCGAAAAATCTCTGCAGTGGAGGCTCTACGTTTTGGTTTTTCACACGGAAAATCCTCTGGCGCAAAGGGCTTTTATCTGAGCAAAAATAGACTACTAAATACGAATCTATTTTTAGGGATAAAGGATGTTCTTTCAAGAAAAAGTCTTTACATGACCATGCTTATGGTACTTGTAATGTCAACATTTATCATCATCGTTCCACAAAATCTATACAACACGATTTCCTCTAAAAGCTTCATCACCTATATGGGAGTAGGGAGCAGTGATTTGCGTATAGATATTCAGCAGACAGACAATATTCCAAAAAAAGCTGCTGAAATTGTAACAGCATTGGCCAGGGACAGCGCAATTTCTAAATATGCTGTGCTTTCGACCAAGTCTTTCAATGTGAAGACAACCAATGGCTCTGAGGAAAGTATAAAAATTGAGCTTGGTGACCACTCGATTTTCCCGCTTAGGTATGCAGAAGGGAAGGCACCTGTTTCACAAGATGAAATTGCGCTGTCAGTCATGAACGCTGAGGAATTAGGAAAAAAAGTCGGGGATCACATGACACTGTTAGTCGATGGGAAGGAGAGAAACCTCATCGTATCTGGAACCTATTCTGATATTACGAACGGTGGTAAAACCGCAAAGGCGGCTTTCACTAACAGACAGGCAGATACAATGTGGAGTGTAATTTATATTGAGCTTAATGATAAAACATTGATTGATGCGAAAATTTCTGAGTATACAGAAAGCTTTCAATTTGCAAAGATTTCGGGCATTGACGATTATATTAAACAGACGTTTGGTTCAACAATAGGCTCTATTGGAAAGGCGTCCTCTTTGTCAGTTATCATAGCCTTAATTTTATCGATCTTAGTGACATTATTATTTATGAAAATGCTGATTGCAAAAGACAGATACTCAATCGCTATTATGAAGTCTTTGGGCTTTACAAATAAGGATATAACCATCCAATATATGGCTCGCTCATTATTTGTCCTCATTGTAGGTATTGTTCTAGGAACACTTTTAGCTAATACGCTTGGCGAGCTACTTGCAAGTGCAGTCATTGCTTCATTTGGAGCATCATCATTTACATTCGTTGTCAATCCACTTTCTGCCTATTTATTATGTCCATTGGTGATGGGGTGTACTGTCCTAGTAGCAACGGTTATCAGTACAGTTAGTGCAGGTCAGATAAAAATAACTGATAATATAAAGGAGTAG
- a CDS encoding glycerophosphodiester phosphodiesterase — MQRAGQVMRHAIYNIYHYRFDYIQVFALIRLCQFLFFLPVSTIVFKLMLRVTGYTHITEQNIQSFISHPFVILMLCLVIMVFLLFIYYEMGFLFLMAFYQQRGIRYRFLTMWQRLNRKVFSFFSVQILFFIVYLVLLLPLASFMLPLTLTQAITIPRFLMEEIMSTHEGRLIYAAVASFLVIVGIRSILTLPIFTIQPKISIFQSLIQSWRFSKRGLFEILVLLAMLLTGHLLALVGITIIGTLPLYILERFMPSMALITAGMTLAFLEMVFVVLFTLLQATYSQVMVAITFNTSVLGKFSHVPKFKKRRLKPLSFIVFSVFIALSVMNTISLEKSVYAPDTKIIAHRGYTAGNVENTISGLVSAASAGADLIEIDIQQTVDGEFVVFHDRTLRRLAGKNGVIANMTLGELKTLKIHANGFSDKISSLDDFIEIAKALNVSLLIEFKIHGKETEDALPKLVEKLRAYKVLDSYYVQSSDPQMMTQLKKLAPNLRVGIVYALNIGPMVETVDFIALEESWVTAELIADLKQQKIDLFVWTLNKDRSLHEFIEKNVNGVITDHPDVALDIRTKQSEHQYFLQRVLNRLQFIF; from the coding sequence ATGCAAAGAGCTGGACAAGTAATGCGACATGCTATCTACAATATATATCATTATCGCTTTGATTATATACAGGTTTTCGCGCTTATTCGGTTATGTCAGTTTTTATTCTTTTTACCTGTGTCAACGATTGTCTTCAAACTAATGCTGCGGGTAACAGGTTATACGCATATTACTGAGCAAAATATTCAAAGCTTTATTTCACATCCCTTTGTTATTTTGATGTTATGTTTGGTAATAATGGTATTTTTGCTTTTTATTTATTATGAAATGGGCTTTCTTTTTTTAATGGCCTTTTACCAACAAAGAGGCATTCGATACCGATTTCTAACCATGTGGCAGCGATTAAATCGAAAGGTTTTTTCTTTTTTTAGTGTGCAAATACTTTTTTTTATTGTTTATCTTGTTCTGTTATTACCATTGGCTTCGTTTATGTTACCTTTAACATTAACTCAAGCAATTACTATACCACGTTTTTTGATGGAAGAGATTATGAGTACTCATGAGGGCAGACTAATCTATGCAGCCGTTGCTAGTTTTTTAGTTATCGTAGGCATCCGTAGTATATTAACATTACCGATTTTTACAATCCAACCCAAAATTTCTATTTTCCAATCATTGATCCAGAGCTGGCGTTTCTCAAAACGCGGTCTGTTTGAAATCCTCGTTTTATTAGCTATGCTTTTAACTGGTCATTTACTAGCCCTAGTAGGAATTACGATTATCGGTACGTTGCCATTGTATATTTTGGAGCGTTTTATGCCGAGTATGGCGCTTATTACAGCAGGGATGACATTGGCATTTTTAGAAATGGTTTTTGTCGTGTTATTCACTTTACTGCAAGCAACCTATTCACAGGTAATGGTGGCTATTACCTTTAATACATCTGTTTTAGGCAAGTTTTCGCATGTGCCGAAGTTTAAGAAAAGGCGTTTAAAACCACTGTCATTTATTGTATTTTCTGTTTTTATTGCTTTAAGTGTGATGAACACCATCTCTTTAGAGAAAAGCGTCTATGCACCCGATACTAAAATCATTGCTCATCGAGGCTACACAGCAGGCAATGTGGAAAATACAATCAGTGGTCTTGTTAGTGCAGCTAGTGCTGGAGCAGACTTAATCGAAATTGATATTCAACAAACTGTTGATGGGGAGTTTGTGGTCTTTCATGATCGAACTTTAAGAAGATTAGCAGGGAAAAATGGTGTGATTGCCAATATGACACTCGGCGAATTAAAAACGCTGAAGATTCATGCAAATGGTTTTAGCGATAAAATTTCCTCTCTGGATGATTTTATTGAGATTGCAAAGGCTTTAAACGTTTCATTGTTAATTGAGTTCAAGATACATGGAAAGGAAACAGAAGATGCTCTGCCCAAATTAGTAGAAAAGCTTCGGGCTTATAAGGTACTTGATTCATATTATGTGCAATCCTCTGATCCACAAATGATGACTCAATTAAAAAAATTGGCCCCAAATTTACGTGTAGGTATAGTCTATGCTTTAAATATTGGACCAATGGTTGAAACAGTAGACTTTATAGCTCTTGAGGAATCTTGGGTGACAGCTGAGCTAATTGCTGATTTGAAGCAACAGAAAATTGATTTATTTGTATGGACGTTAAACAAGGATCGTTCTTTGCATGAATTTATTGAGAAAAATGTCAACGGTGTGATTACTGATCATCCCGATGTCGCCTTGGATATCCGAACAAAGCAGAGCGAGCATCAATACTTTTTACAGCGTGTTCTAAATAGACTTCAATTTATATTTTAA
- a CDS encoding biotin transporter BioY — MKKSSTYQYVLTAFGAAIVSVLAQISIPIPLSPVPITGQTLAIGLVVTILGTRLGTLSVLLYILIGATGLPVYSNFSGGPSILFGPTGGYIVGFLPTAIIMGLYLKKFGLTIPHAIASNVIGMVITLAFGTVWLKFAMNLSWMGAFMSGAAPFIILGLAKAVLAAWVGVIVRRRLESARLIEATA, encoded by the coding sequence GTGAAAAAGAGTAGTACATATCAATACGTATTAACAGCATTTGGAGCTGCTATTGTTTCAGTTTTGGCACAAATCAGTATTCCAATCCCATTATCACCTGTACCTATTACTGGGCAGACACTTGCTATTGGCTTAGTTGTAACAATCCTCGGGACAAGACTGGGCACATTATCAGTGCTATTATATATTTTAATTGGAGCGACAGGTTTACCGGTTTATAGTAATTTTTCTGGCGGCCCTAGCATTCTCTTTGGTCCTACTGGTGGCTATATTGTCGGCTTTTTACCAACAGCTATCATCATGGGGCTTTATTTAAAGAAATTTGGTCTTACAATTCCACATGCGATTGCGTCAAATGTAATAGGGATGGTTATAACTTTAGCATTTGGTACGGTATGGTTGAAATTCGCAATGAATCTTTCTTGGATGGGAGCATTTATGTCAGGTGCAGCGCCATTTATTATTCTAGGTCTAGCAAAAGCAGTACTTGCTGCATGGGTTGGCGTTATTGTTCGACGCCGCTTAGAATCTGCTCGTTTAATTGAAGCAACCGCATAG